GTTCTTGGCATTAAGACCTCATTGAACGAAAGTATTTAACCAACACTTTCTGAAAATGAACTCTGAAGTAAAATACTGTACTGATGGTGTATAATACAATTAACACTAAACAGATTaagtatattatatatatatatatatacttaattTAAAATTCAACAACCAGTTCTCTTGTAAGATTATAATTTAAGGAACAGCAAAACCCAGTAAAGTAGTGACAGAACATGAGACAACTGAAAGACAAAAGATAAGAAAACTGAAAGACAGACATATGTCTATAATGACAAACATCTATTTACAGATTTAGGGTACAGTGCAAAGACTAAGCACTTTTAAACTCATCCATTTCAATGGAGATTTAATTAGCTACTTAACTCTCCTGCTGACAGATCTTGAAAGAGTTTAAACTTGCACCGTGCCTATACTCCTAATTTTTGCAAAATAATGGTGAACTCAAAGCACAAACACAAAATCATACTGTTGGTTTTAGGATATAATTATGGTGTTTAAGACTCTGTAGTGCTATGACCTTTATCATTAATGCCTTTTTGAGTCCTCCAGAAGTTATTCTGGAATACAGTGACTTAGATGATAGCTCGTTGAAGCAAGTTTTTAAGACAACTGCCAAATAATTTGCTAACACAGATGGGTTGTATTGCTCCATTGTTAACTAATAAGACTGTATCAAATAATAGTTCCCATCGTAACCTTTTTGCTCTCCAAAGTATAAGAAACGGAAGTGTAGCCATTTCACTTTTCTACCATTGATTTTGCAGCCCAAAGGGTAGAGAACACACAAACTAACATACAGTAAGGAATCACATTGTACTGGGTCACATGAACTAaaggatttttaaagaaatcatcaTTCCAGTGACTTTGCAAACTCAGCATAGTCAATGTAGCCATCattatttttatcatcatcatgcAAGACTCCATCTATCAAACTAATTAACTCCTCATCTTTCATTGTCTGGGTGTGTTCTCCACCTTCCtacagggaaaggggaaaaaagaaaagatggatTGGTTTCAGCAGACGAGCACATTTGGAAAGCAGAACAGTCAAACTCAATATTCTGCCCTTGAGGGCTGCACTTGGGTTTCCTAGAAATCAGCTAATGAAGGCTAGACAAAAGTTAAGTGGGCCAGGCAGGTCTTAAGAGACTCAGAAAGGTACAAAACAAGATTTTCAATTTGACCATCTCTCAAAGCAGTGCTGCGGCTCCTCCGTCCACCCACCCTCCAAACCAGGCCACACTTAAAAACCATTTGCAAGTTTTGTAATCTACGGGTTATTTAAAATTTGGTCTAGCGTGGAATCTTTGAGAGAGCTGATCCCCAAGGGATAAGTCTTTGGATTAAACTGCATATCTATATATGCAAAATGTTATAGACATTTCCGACCCATATATATTAAAAGATAAGCTTGCTCACAGACACTGCTCACCAGCCTATCAGATTTTCTGTTCCAGGAAATTAGTGCTCACCTCTTTGTGTACATGTGAGATGGCAGTGGCAAGTTCAAGCCCATCAAGCAGATTGTTGCCATCGTAGTCGTGCATTTTGAAGTAATGAAGCTGCAGCTCTTGTGGCGACATCTCAGATTCTGGTTTGTCAATGACGCCTTCTAAATGTTCCATGATGTGGCTGCAGAGTAAGAATATGACAAATCTCAGTGCGCACAGATACAACCACACCCCCCACTGAATGCAATGAACATGCAGGTGTGTGCATGTAGGTAAAAGCaatatgcatttaaaagccagacttCAATTGAAATGTGGATACTATCTTCGGCGAGATGGGACCACagcagaaaggaaagagagaactAATCTTCTCCCCCCTCACAGTCCCAAGACTGCTTGAGCTTTGAGACTATTTACTGTatataacaaaaaagaagaagagcaaagCATGTTAGTTGCAGTTATGCCAGGTGGACTGCATGAAACAGAGCTTATGAGAGATTTCACAGGCAATATAGCCATCGGccatgcttgcaggggctgatgggagttgtagttcagccacattTGGAGGGACAAAGGCTTCCTGCACTTACCTAAACAGAACCCAATGGGAACTGAGTGTGCTCAGTAACCACAGCTTGCTGACTGACTggtgtgtttatttgtgtttgtgtgtgtgtgtgtgtgtgcgggggatGAGACAGAAAGTCAGgtaggagggggaaatggaatagGAAAAAAGCATGACCTGCTGGCTGGCACTCTGCACTGGAACATTTTGTTGAATCCAATTCTGCTATTATATGAAATGACTCTTACCATATCAGACCCTCATTTCCCCCACTTATTTATATTGAGTGTGACTGCAGAAAATACATACTCCTTATCTTGTACCATGTTCTTATCAAGACGCACGTTTGCCTGATGACTCCCATCCACATGGTCCTCTGCAAAAGAGGACATAGAAGACGCAAGGACTAGGCAACAGAGGAAATATAGTGTAGAAATCCTTGGTTGTATCGTAACAGCCATGGTcctagcaaaaaataataataataaagacagaGTGACCATTTAGTTGGAAAGGCAGCTAATAAATGTTATGCTTAATTAAATACACgtaagaataaaacaacaactactacagTTGTGGGTAACAAACAGGCACTTATACCTTTTAGAGTCTCCATTTCCTTATTCCTCCTACCACCTGCATTTTGGGTTTTCACAACCAAATCTGAGTTGCCATGAAAAGCCACAATGAAAATATGTTCTGGGATATCAACTAGGTATTGATGAAAGTTCACAGATGCACAATACTAAAGCCACCTGCCTATCTATGCCTTCTTACTTCAAAAGGCTGGCTGTGTTATGCTTGCATATTGTTAAACCTTGTTTTCAGTAGGGAGTCCAGCATCTGTTTACCAGGAACTTGTTTGGTATTCAACCTTTTGCTAAACATCTGGCACAGTTCAAAGTAGACTTTCACACAGGTGGAATCGGCAGTCTGGGATGTAAATGAAGGAATCAAGGAGCACAGCTGTCTGCCAGGAAGCCTTTGCATTTCTGGAGATAACATCAAGCTTATTATTGCACAAATTCTGCATATTCACTCAAATGCCAAAGTCTAATTACCTAATTTATTGTGACACTATGTGTAACGTGTCACATTTAAGGTTCTACGTACTTCCTCTTTTCCCATTTTAAACTACAGTATTTCCTACTGTAAGCCACTTTGTGCAGAGACTTTTTGAATAGCTAAGAACTGCCAATTGCACTTAATGCACTTAATTCAACACACAATGCATGGCAGTCAGTTACTGAGACAAGAGTGTGAATATTAAGAGTTTAACAATAATGTGCATTGCACCCACAGGACACAGAATCAGGCTGGATTTAAAAGCTAATTTCAGAGGtgggatttccccctcccctcccctccaactttATCTATTCACTATGGGTATAGCAGCTGTTACTTGCTACATGTGCCAACTAAATAAGTCTATATCCCAACCATACATTTTAATGTAGTCATGCctgaacccttaaaaaaaaagaccagtGGTTTAGTGGATCTGGAATTTCTAACCATTTTAATACTGATGGGGAGGAAATGCGGTGTGATAGTAACTGAATAGCTCCTAGTATATGGTGGGTGCTAAATACATACCAAATAGAAGTACTACTAGTAGTTTCTATTTGTTTGAACCCATATTTGAGATTTTGCAAGGCACTATCAACAAACCTTTAGACTTTGAAGTATAAAGACAAACCTCTAGAAATCGTTCACCCGTTTGGCCTTTCCTGCACCACTATGAGCCCCATATTAACTCATTCCCCCCGTTTCCCTTCTTTACCTTTCCGAAAACATTTATCAAGCACAAAGCATTACATACACAACTTAAGCCATCTCCCCTTAAGCAAACCTGGCACTaattccagcaacagctggaacaATACAACTGTATTGTATTGGAGGCTCTTGCTGGTTGTGTGAACGAGGCTGGGGTTCCCCCGTTGTTATTTTTTAACTTGCACTCTGCAATTAAATTTTGGCTAAAAGTCTGGGCATTATTTGATCAGGGATGAGGTTTAAAACTGGAAACAGCTCTCTCACtggagcttccccctcccctcccatcccTCCGTGAGCGGTTTACTCCTATTTATTAACCTGTAAGATGATTAACATTATTTCCTATTCTGCttttctggggaggggagagaagagatatTGAAGACAGCCTGCAACGGCAGAAAAGCGGCAgcacattttctccctctttctttttagagttttaaaaatatttttaatgttataGGAATTGGGGCATTCTTATTTTTTGTacgcggggggtgggggaataggaATAGGTTTCtttaaacccacccacccccttctatGGCAAAACAAATGCCCACTggtttcaacaggtctactctgagcagggccGACATCTGAGGCAAccttttttaaagtatatattgGCGGTTGGTCGGTCTGCTTTCCTTTCTGAATAAAGCTGCCTACCAGCCCCATAGAACTCAACAGGGCTCGGTCCTGCAGCCACTTAcgcgggagtaagccccactgaactctatGAGTTCTTCTAGGTAAGAGTGCCCCTAAGGATGCCCTGTTAATACCTCAGATGGCAAAAGCCCAGGACAATGGGGACTGACCCCACCGCCTCACCTGCTCCCAGCGCCGCCAGCTCCTCCTAAGGCGACACCGGACGAAGTTTGGACCTACCCGGCTACCATCGCCTCTCGCGGCCACCCCTGAACTCTCCGCGCTTGCGTCCTGCCACCGCCCAGCTCTCCGGCTATTGGATTCGGCCGCCTCGGAGTTCTACGTCGAACGCCCAGGTGCGGCGACCAGGTGCCAcgcccctttctctcccctctcgtCTCCGTAGCCACGCCCCCTCCCTCCGATCTCATGACGTGGCTTCGCTCCTTTCCAACGTTGCACTCAAAGGgcgggcctttaaaaaaaaacgaaagggaaggaaggaaaccccACCCCCGCTTTCCTCTGGTACGCCCGGTGCTGTTTCAGTCATTGACGGCAGCGGTCTTAGATACCCAACCGCCGCAAAGAATTCGTTTATGGCCCTCCCTCTGCCTTCTGTCTGAAGCCTCTCCTATGCTAACGTGGGCGGGTGCTCCTCCCAGCTTTCCTCTGGTAAGCCCGGTGCTCTTTCAATCACCGCCGGCGTGGACTCGGATAGCCAATCGCTGCAAAGACTACGTGAAGACCCGCCCACTTTGTCCCTATGTTGTCTCATTTCACTAACATCTGCACGCGTTTCTCTCTCGGAGGCTGAGGTGCGGTTGTTGGGTTTGGTCGCTTCCAGCGCCTTTCGCACGACTAACGAGCCCTCGGAGGCTCTCGCTGCTTGTGTGAACGAGGCTGGGGTTCCCAAAACGAGAACagtggcaggattattgtaataacctgcagttttataacagtatatatataaagcagatgaataaattagcaaataaagttaatttggatatgcagaagatattaaaaataaatttaaagaaccacagaaagagggggaaggaagtcaagttttgaaatgctaaaatgactgtaaaattagtgaaagatataaataaataaaatttaaaaataacaagaatATTGTGGCTTTTGAGTAATTTCACTCCACCCTTTTTCCCTGTCATGGGTAGGATGGGCATTgtttttgtggtttgcctcaggtgccatagtgatgatgatgatgatgatgatgatgtgtgggagtggggttattgggttttttattatgaatttttctgttgtgatgtttggatgaagggtagtatacaaatttagcAACACCATCATCTTGGGTTAGCCCTGGGGCTTGTCCCCCTTAGTGTTTGTAAGACTCTAAAGGAAAACATGATGCAGCCTGAAATTTCTGTGGGTTTAATCAGAAGTAGATGTTCTTAGGCCCCACCCTCATCTTTTgattaaattgttttaactgttttcagtACAGTATTGCATTTAAATATTTCTGTAACCTGTCCCAGGGACCATGTAGCGAAGGGTGGGTGAGAAATCTAATTAATAATACTATTACTAGatacttcgtgaccccatggcgtgctctggtccatggggtcacgaagagtcggacacgactaaacaacaacaacaacaacagataacaaACAATGCCATGAAGTGGTTAAATAGCCAATGAGTTGGGGACGTGTAGGGTCAAATCCATCCTTAGCAATAAAACTTGGCACATGATTTTGGGCCAATCAATAGTTTGGGCCTTTCCTACACCAAAACGTTGctatgaggataaaatagggaatGAAGAACTGTTATTGTGCCTTGATGCTGCTTGCTATTAGGCAGAGACAGTCACGTCGTCAAGTAGCTGTGGTTGGGTACCATGAATGGGCAGAAAAATGTTAGTTACATAACCGACTGTGGTTGCATTTTTACTGTAAGGAAAGTGAGGAGGTGCttgtgggactttctgcatgaagCGGCAAAATAATTTCGCTGGCCTGGGGTACTATGTGCCTTGACTTGTAGTGGCAGAACCACCTGTTGCCCTGCCTCTTGAGCTTCTCAGAAtaaatgttacaaataaataGATCCCATAGCTTtccccctccatgagaggtctggagggcagtAATACAATAACggcccttttctgtggtggctccctgtttgtggaatgcttgcctggcaccttcattacatatctttaggtaccaggcaaaaatgtttttctATATTCCTTTGGCTATGACTGAATAaactatgaccttttaaactctGTGTATGtggttattattttgtttatgatggtatttatttttgtgtttttataccgtAAACCGCCCTGCTATCCttgggtgatatataaattcaataaatacatCAATAATAAACGActtcctttctccccccaccccgtaaattcttcttttaaataatttttattagtttcctCCCAAGGACTTCAATCCAAAGTGAGTTCCCCATGAAGGCAGTGAAACTTCCTTCTGAACATTACGTCCTAGAATACAAACTCTGGATGCTCAGCAGTGGCTATATAGGTGTGGCTCCAATTACCTGACATTAATTCTGATGTGTTTCATAACAGCTCTTCTTGCTCTGCCTTCAGCCCACACAAATCACACAGAACTGAGATAAATGCAACTTGTCTTGTACGTGGCAAATGTAGCAAGGGATGCAGGCCACCTTAagggataataataaaatcatttataCCATGCCCAAGTCCTGTTCTAGTTAGACTTTCTGCCTCACCAATCCACAGGCCAACTTGCCATAAACTGCCTTGTAGGAAGGCTCTTCATGGGTATTAAAtatgttgctgctgtttattgtgtatttaaaATATGTACAGTAATATAATGTCACTTAAAAATTATTAGAGATTTCTtcgtttacaaaaatatgtgcattgtcttttttttgcattttctacagatcagtttcatttgttgcgagacattagtgttgcatgcagtacAGCAGTGGTCGTCAACCCCCGGGCCACGGACCGGTGCCGGTCCGTGGATCAAATGGTACCGGGCCGCCCAAGGaacattaaattatttccattttatttactgtggTGTATTTCTCTCGGGTTTGTGCGACATTCCATGGGCGAGAGGTTAACCGggtgtaactgtattttattttgaaggcatgtttaaatacaattaaattaaaattattaaatcaaaacaatctaaaatataaacaatcaaCGTCGTCGTCCCCCTCAGCTGGCCGCGGTAAAATTATCATACGTTGACCGGTCTGTGGCGATGAAAAGTTGGGGAGCACTgcagtacagtataaggttgggaagaaaagaagggGAGGGTTGGGAGGGTGAGTGGGGttgggtggcaatgtttctatttttctacttagtgtatgtgtggggttttatgTCAGTGCCACATGTGTGGGTTCTCCTTCTGTCTGTTCGCTTGCTATACTTCcatggtggtgagagaggttggcgATGGCCCAgggcaggggtagacaacctaaggcccaggggccggatgcggcccaatcaccttctcaatccggcccgctgaCACTCCGGGAATCaatatgtttttacatgagtagaatgtgtccttttatttaaaatgcatctctggcttatttgtgggtcctccctggtgtttttacatgagtagaaagtgtgcttttatttaaaatgcatctctgggttatttgaggtgcataggaatttgtttattcccgccccccccaatatagtcaggccccccacatggtctgagggacggtggaccggcccacggctgaaaaaggttgctgacccctggcctagggtttggttggttgtctttggttggctgtagcgagatttgttttgtgtgtgagagggtgggtttttgggtcaggttagccataacGATTTGTATGCTGTAggcggattcttgttgttgtcttgctgGGACTGTgtttgtgataaaggggaaccatatcAGAGTGAATGCTTCCCAGGGAAAACTCAAATAAacttgtcagtttcagtttattggttaacttttctagtaaggctgtttcccatactatttgataccattggtccatgcttactcctgacaggtctctccaatgcctggctatgatgcttctggctgatGAGAGTAGGTGGGCTATGAGCTCTTTATAATGTTTGTGGGCAATATTATCTtagaagatgttcagtagggccagttctggggtgacttctaatacctgcttagttattttggatatttcttgtatgactgaTGTCCAGAAGGGTTGGGTTTTGGGACATTAATTTACTGTGACTTATCAACTGCCTTGGTAGGACTTTTATCCTGACAGACAGCATATAAGTAATCGACAGAGGGCTAGAGATGTTGCTAGCGTTGTAtcattagagccagtgtggtgtagtggctaagagcggtagactcgttatctggtgaaccgggttcgcgtctccactcctcccacatgcagctgctgggtgaccttgggctagtcacacttctctgaagtctctcagccccactcacctcacagagtgtttgttgtgggggaggaagggaaaggagaatgttagccgctttgagactccttcgggtagtgaaaagcgggatatcaaatccaaactcttcttcttcttcttcttagaaggAAGAATTAGGACAAAACAGTTTCACTACTCACAGTCTGCAACAGTGAATTATCTTTCGCGGGTTTGTCTTCCCGGGAGAAACTCAAATGCCATATTAAGAATCCCAGAAAACAGAAAATCTGAATAAATTTTGAATTGTGCAAATGCATCTTATTTTGTAGAAACACACTCAATTTGCAAACTGTATTCTGGAGTTGATATTTGTAccttgattcttttaaaaaaaattgaaattcgATTTCTCTTAGCAATGACTGGTGCAATAGAACCATGCAGATAAGCAAATGTTAGTAGCAAAGTATCTATGGATCaagggtggtataataataataataataataataataataatactttttaaaaattgtggaaTGTGATATcctcacaaagcaaacagcagcagcaaaggagggattttcctcaaaggaaagggttaaattaCTATACCCCTGCAGCATCCTGGTCATTATAATCCCCGCCACTCAAGCTGATATGAT
Above is a window of Lacerta agilis isolate rLacAgi1 chromosome 3, rLacAgi1.pri, whole genome shotgun sequence DNA encoding:
- the MCFD2 gene encoding multiple coagulation factor deficiency protein 2 isoform X1, which gives rise to MRSEGGGVATETRGERKGRGTWSPHLGVRRRTPRRPNPIAGELGGGRTQARRVQGWPREAMVAGTMAVTIQPRISTLYFLCCLVLASSMSSFAEDHVDGSHQANVRLDKNMVQDKDHIMEHLEGVIDKPESEMSPQELQLHYFKMHDYDGNNLLDGLELATAISHVHKEEGGEHTQTMKDEELISLIDGVLHDDDKNNDGYIDYAEFAKSLE
- the MCFD2 gene encoding multiple coagulation factor deficiency protein 2 isoform X2, whose amino-acid sequence is MAVTIQPRISTLYFLCCLVLASSMSSFAEDHVDGSHQANVRLDKNMVQDKDHIMEHLEGVIDKPESEMSPQELQLHYFKMHDYDGNNLLDGLELATAISHVHKEEGGEHTQTMKDEELISLIDGVLHDDDKNNDGYIDYAEFAKSLE